AGGCTGGTCTTGACCAGGTAGTAGGACACGGCATTGTTGTTCTTGTGCTTCTTGGCCACTCCCATCTTCTCCAATTCCGCCAACGCGTTCATGCACTGGGCCTTGGGCAGCTTGGACATGGAGGTCACCTTCTCGGCGCTGACGGCCTTGTCCTCGGAGACGATGCCCCCGTTCTTCATGGAATTGAATAGTTTCTCAACTTGAGGCGTTACCATAAAACCGGGGAATGAAAGGGCCACTAAATACATTTCGGTCTGCCGATAAAATTTTAAAAATCTGATAATGCATGAACGGAATGAGCGTCCAGCGTCAGTGCGGGGAAGATGCGTCCTGGAGTTCGCCCGGAGCACCTGTTAAATAGCCCGTAACGCCAAATCGAAGTGAGGAGTACGCGTGTCGATGACGAGCAAGGCGAGAACCGACAAGATCGTAAGGTCGGAGGACGAATGGCGGAGACTGCTGACGCCAGTGCAGTTCGGGATCCTGCGCAAGGAGGGTACCGAGCCCGCTTTCCAGAACGAGTACTGGGATAATCATGAGGAGGGGACTTACAAGTGCGCGGGCTGCGGCCTGCCGTTGTTCTCTTCTCGGGACAAGTTCGAGTCGGGCACCGGCTGGCCCAGCTTCACCCGCCCCCTTGCCGATGACGTTGTGGAGTTCGAGCCGGATAACAAGTTTGGCATGAGGCGTACCGCGGTGAAGTGCGCGCGGTGCGATGGCCATCTCGGCCACGTGTTCGACGACGGTCCACCTCCTGCCCGCACTCGCTACTGCATGAACTCGGGATCGCTAGAGTTCGAGCCAGAGCGGTGACCGGGGGGAGGGAAGAGCGCGCCGGCGACCTCCCGCAGGTCAGTGAAGGTGCGGTGCTGACGTCCCTTGCGCCCGAGCATGGTATCGAGACGCGATCCACGCACGGCGAAGGCGAGGTCGGCGGATAGCGCGGCCCACAGATCGGAGGTGCCGTCGCCGATGTACACCACCCGGCGGCCCAGGGCCCGCTCCGTCAGCACTTTGTCCTCCTTGAAGTTACTCGCCCCCGGGTTCCTCAGGGGAGGGAAGCGGAAGCGAACGCCGTGTCCCTCATCGGTCACCTCCGGAGCGACGATCTCGACCGAACTCCAGCCGACGGCCGCCATGAAGTGCCGGATGTAGAAGTCCATTCCTGCGCTGGTGATAGTGAAGGTGGCATCATGGGCGATGCACCCCTCGATTAGGTCATCGAGCCCGGGGCGGGGGACGACCACCTGGTCGAGCTCCGTCAGCATGGCGTCGCGGGAGATGGAGATCATCTCAAACTGCATCCCCATGCTCTGCTCGATGGTGACCTTTCCCTGCTCCAGAAGGCGCTCGACAGCCCTCCAGTCTCCTGCGGCGTGGTGGTCCAGGATATACTCGGCGGTGTCGATGAGGGTGATGGTGCCATCGAAGTCGCAGAGCACGCTCATCCCGCCAGGGCGATCATCCCCCGGCCCTCCATCCGAACCCATCGGCCCCCTATCCAGGTCACCGCTAATAAAGATTGGACATCTGCGGTTGGTCGAAGGCCGAGGGCTGGGACGAACGACCCTTAATTACTACCTCTACCAGTAATTTCTTCGAGGGATCCGCTTGTTGATCAAGAAGGTCAAGGCCGAGGGATTGGCTCACCTCTCGTACCTGGTGGGCTCGGACGGTAGGGCCGCGGTGATCGACCCCCGCCGCGATTGCCATGTGTACCTGGATATCGCCGACGGGGAGAAGCTGAGGATCACGCACATCCTAGAAACGCACCGCAACGAGGACTACGTGACCGGCTCGCGGGAGCTGGCCTCGATGACCGGAGCGGCCATACTTCACGGCGATAACGCATTCGGCTACGGTCAGCCGGTCCGGGAGGGCGACACGATCGACCTCGGTCAGGCGGTTCTCAAGGCCCTTGCCACTCCCGGGCATACTCTCGACAGCATGTCCTATGTTCTCTACGACCGCTCGGCCG
This DNA window, taken from Methanomassiliicoccus sp., encodes the following:
- the msrB gene encoding peptide-methionine (R)-S-oxide reductase MsrB, with product MTSKARTDKIVRSEDEWRRLLTPVQFGILRKEGTEPAFQNEYWDNHEEGTYKCAGCGLPLFSSRDKFESGTGWPSFTRPLADDVVEFEPDNKFGMRRTAVKCARCDGHLGHVFDDGPPPARTRYCMNSGSLEFEPER
- a CDS encoding HAD-IB family phosphatase — its product is MGSDGGPGDDRPGGMSVLCDFDGTITLIDTAEYILDHHAAGDWRAVERLLEQGKVTIEQSMGMQFEMISISRDAMLTELDQVVVPRPGLDDLIEGCIAHDATFTITSAGMDFYIRHFMAAVGWSSVEIVAPEVTDEGHGVRFRFPPLRNPGASNFKEDKVLTERALGRRVVYIGDGTSDLWAALSADLAFAVRGSRLDTMLGRKGRQHRTFTDLREVAGALFPPPGHRSGSNSSDPEFMQ